CGTCGCCGGTAGGTCGCGCTTGCTCGGGCCTGCAGTTTTTGCTGGGTTTGCGCGCGATTTTAGAAGTGGGAACATGACTCACTAGATTTGGACATGAATCATGGCAATGGCAATACGACTGATAGCTGCTAATCGGTGCTACGGCACCAGGCCAGGCCGGCCTGCTTAACTGAATCCAGTGTATATATCTCTGAGACCGACGAACTAGGAGCAACTTTTAGAGAACTGATTCTTATACTGACGAACTAGGAGCAATTTTTAGAGAACTGATTCTTAGTTATCTAGTGTCATCAGTGCAAGTAGAAGGGAGAAGAAACTTTGGTGAAGCCAATTCATGAAACAATTTAAATAGAGCTGACACGTTATATCTGCTGGTTTAGGCTTGTATCTATGTGAATTAATCTTATGTTGTGAGAACAGGAGTCACTACTTGATTAGTGCCTTAGTGCGTGGTTATTAACAATCCTGACCGAAATCTTGATGGCCCTCATGTTTGAACGGTTCCAGCTGGGAAAGAAGACGCAGCTCTGCCTTATTTGTTGTACCTACAAGGTGGGCCTGGATTTGAGAGTCCCCGTCCCATGGAAGCAGGCGGATGGTTAAAGAAAGCATGTGAAGACCACCGTGTTGTGCTGCTAGATCAGGTAAGAATGCACGGTCAAATTTCCTGGGTAGATCTTGAGTTCTCTTTGTCTTTGTTCTCCCCTTGGATTGCCTTGTTTTGACATCCTTCTTGTTCCAGCGGGGAACAGGGTTATCCACACCATTAACACCATCATCTCTTTCGCAAATTACATCTCCGGCAAAGCAGGTTGAGTACTTGAAGCATTTCAGGGCGGATAATATAGTTAAGGATGCAGAATTTATTCGTCTACGGCTTGTACCAGATGCCAAGCCTTGGACAGTCCTAGGACAGGTATGCTATCTGAAGAGCACTTAATAGATCAATGATATCAATATCATCATAGGCCTTTAGACAAATATATATCTCTAGTTCCATCAATTCTAAAATTCTAATAGTGAAAAAAAGTTTGTTGATTTCTGTTGGTTGTTAACATCACAGAAGCATGTGAAAAGACATGGGGGCATGAAAACTAACTCTGTAAATAACAGAAAGCTAATTGATTGATACTTAGCTCTCTGGAGACAAAGGCTTAAAAAGGATTTTGTTTCACGCAAACATCCCCTGCGACTTTTGATTATTGATATGGACATTGCATGACTTAGGGCAGAGTAATATATTCTTTTAGTGATGTAGCTCTATTCTTATGCTACCATTTACCCTTTTTTTTTAATTGCAGAGTTATGGTGGATTTTGTGCTGTTACATATCTGAGTTTTGCTCCAGAAGGCCTGAAATCTGTTCTTTTGACTGGAGGGCTTCCACCACTAGGAGAGCCTTGCACTGCACAAACTGTATACAGAGCCTGCTTTAAACAGGTTCAACTGCAAAACGAGAAGTACTATAAGAGGTATCCTCAAGATATACAAGTTGTTCATGATGTTATAAGATGCTTGAGTGAATCTGAAGGCGGAGGGGTAAGTCAATTTTTACAGTGAAAATTTCTCTTGACTTTGGTAATTTGTTCTTATGCATCATTTCTTTTACAGGTTGTTCTTCCATCTGGTGGCAGGTTAACCCCTAAGATGCTGCAGTGTCTTGGACTGTCAGGTTTGGGTTCTGGTGGTGGATTTGAAAGGCTTCATTATCTGTAAGAAATGCATCATCTTCTCATACACAATTTGAGGGAAGAACACAATCTATCTGATCCGCACTGTTCCTTGCTATTTTGTCCAGTACAGGCTCGAGAGGGTGTGGGATCCTGTACTAGTTCCTGGAGCTAAAAAGAGCATAAGCTATTACTTTTTGAAAGAGGTAAAATCTCCACTAGTATTCTTAATGTTCTTCTAAATCTACTGAAGCAATGTTCTAGTGTTTACATTCTAATAGTTAAAGTGCTGATAATCTAACATTATGTTCTCTAGTTTGAAATGTGGTTAGGTTTTGATCAAAATCCTCTTTATGCCCTATTGCACGAGTCTATCTACTGTCAGGTAACTTCCAAACCTTATACTAATAATTAGGCGGTGGCACAACAGCACTTTTAAGTATTCTTTTGTTTATGATCACAGGGCTCTTCATCAAAATGGTCTGCTGAAAAGGTTCGCAGTGAATATGGAAGTTTGTTTGATCCTATCAAGGCTACAGAAGAAGGCCGTCCTGTGTATTTTACTGGAGAGGTAACTCTCATATCCTTGAGGGAATTAAATTATCATTCTTTTGGGCATATATTCTGGGTCCCCATCGTCTTTTGTAGCAGGGATTTATTCAGGATTATAAGTTCCTCACCAGTCCTCTTTCTACTGGTTTGGAAATCTTGCTCAACTCTTGGGCAAAAAAAATGTTAAATGGAACTTGTGCAATGTGAATTACATGCTATGAGTTTATTCTTTCAATTTTGAGTCAAAC
The genomic region above belongs to Panicum hallii strain FIL2 chromosome 4, PHallii_v3.1, whole genome shotgun sequence and contains:
- the LOC112889230 gene encoding uncharacterized protein LOC112889230 encodes the protein MSNRRPPGMAVARLRCAAAIGVATAAPAAAARPLRREPAFLPVHVPGAARLRLSPCRIPPPRAAAAAMSSPARAEHEAGAWYAVPGLSLRDHRFAVPLDHSSPDSGAAITVFAREVVAAGKEDAALPYLLYLQGGPGFESPRPMEAGGWLKKACEDHRVVLLDQRGTGLSTPLTPSSLSQITSPAKQVEYLKHFRADNIVKDAEFIRLRLVPDAKPWTVLGQSYGGFCAVTYLSFAPEGLKSVLLTGGLPPLGEPCTAQTVYRACFKQVQLQNEKYYKRYPQDIQVVHDVIRCLSESEGGGVVLPSGGRLTPKMLQCLGLSGLGSGGGFERLHYLLERVWDPVLVPGAKKSISYYFLKEFEMWLGFDQNPLYALLHESIYCQGSSSKWSAEKVRSEYGSLFDPIKATEEGRPVYFTGEMVFPCMFDEIHALRDLKEAAHLLAEKEDWPQLYDVSKLNNNKVPVAAAVYYEDMYVNFNIAKETASQIAGIRLWVTNEYMHSGIRDGGPHVFEHLMGLLNGKKPLF